In Candidatus Baltobacteraceae bacterium, a genomic segment contains:
- a CDS encoding ATP-dependent DNA helicase translates to MNETSTEELFAPGGPIARALPGFEARPGQVQMAKSIERGILEGMHTIVEAGTGVGKSLAYLVPAVRSGKKIVLSTGTIALQEQLVRKDIPLVQRALDIPLRVTLLKGRGHYLCKLKFKRMRAERLIASSRTMEEMWAWGARTQTGDRAELPFLPPADEWEMLDADADDCTGEFCEHFRDCWFFKKRDEAKYADLVVVNHALFFLDLAVGGGLLPPYDVAILDEAHQCERWATDALTATISRGSLNRMMRKLHRTYTLPVSFDGEFDEGMRALESALASVPGERYPLGANEGAWPPLDGLRATLYKLENWLYANWHSALKKRVENDAEAERRRDLAMRGILAHQGAIDRAQLPSDEAIAWVERGERDGRYEVNSAPFDVAEFLRAALFARTASVVLTSATISIDEDFAFLRRSLGIGDAQELVAPSPFDYERQARLYIAPPEVNPKTHDFARKAAPIVEECLDRCRGRAFVLFTSYARLREVYALVRERIPFPVKLQGELPRAHLLQWFRSTPNAVLFATGTFWEGIDVVGDALSCVIIDRLPFPSPADPLVMARVRDLEARGHDGFEDYMIPAAIVRLKQGFGRLIRSTSDTGVVALLDGRAASTRYGERILRALPPARRITHLDELTEFFA, encoded by the coding sequence ATGAACGAAACCTCCACCGAGGAACTCTTCGCACCCGGCGGGCCGATCGCGCGCGCGCTGCCGGGCTTCGAAGCGCGTCCCGGACAAGTGCAGATGGCCAAATCGATCGAGCGCGGCATCCTCGAAGGGATGCATACCATCGTCGAGGCCGGTACGGGTGTCGGAAAATCGCTCGCCTATCTCGTGCCCGCGGTGCGCAGCGGGAAGAAGATCGTGCTCTCTACCGGCACGATCGCGCTGCAAGAGCAGCTCGTGCGCAAGGACATTCCGCTGGTGCAGCGCGCACTCGATATTCCGCTGCGCGTCACCCTGCTCAAAGGCCGGGGTCATTACCTGTGCAAGCTGAAATTCAAGCGCATGCGCGCCGAACGTTTGATTGCGAGCTCGCGCACGATGGAAGAGATGTGGGCGTGGGGGGCGCGCACGCAGACCGGCGACCGCGCCGAACTCCCGTTTCTTCCTCCGGCTGACGAATGGGAGATGCTCGATGCCGATGCCGACGATTGTACCGGCGAATTTTGCGAGCATTTCCGCGATTGCTGGTTCTTCAAAAAGCGTGACGAGGCGAAATACGCCGATCTCGTGGTCGTCAATCACGCGCTGTTCTTTCTCGACCTCGCCGTCGGCGGAGGTCTGCTCCCACCCTACGACGTCGCAATCCTGGACGAGGCGCACCAGTGCGAGCGCTGGGCGACCGACGCGCTGACCGCCACGATCTCGCGCGGCTCGCTCAATCGCATGATGCGTAAATTGCATCGCACCTACACGCTGCCGGTCTCTTTCGACGGCGAGTTCGACGAAGGGATGCGCGCGCTCGAGTCGGCGCTCGCGAGCGTCCCCGGCGAGCGTTACCCGCTGGGAGCGAACGAAGGTGCGTGGCCTCCGCTCGACGGCCTGCGAGCGACCCTCTACAAGCTCGAGAACTGGCTCTACGCCAATTGGCATTCGGCGCTGAAAAAGCGAGTCGAAAACGATGCCGAAGCGGAACGCCGCCGCGACTTGGCGATGCGCGGAATCCTCGCGCATCAAGGCGCGATCGACCGCGCGCAATTGCCGTCGGATGAAGCGATCGCCTGGGTCGAGCGCGGCGAGCGCGACGGACGTTACGAGGTGAACAGCGCGCCGTTCGATGTGGCGGAGTTCCTGCGCGCGGCGCTCTTCGCGCGCACGGCGAGCGTCGTACTCACCAGCGCCACGATCTCGATCGACGAGGATTTTGCCTTTCTGCGGCGTTCGCTGGGCATCGGTGATGCCCAGGAGCTGGTCGCGCCTTCGCCGTTCGATTACGAACGGCAGGCGCGGCTCTACATCGCGCCGCCCGAGGTCAATCCGAAGACGCACGACTTCGCGCGCAAAGCCGCGCCGATCGTCGAAGAGTGCCTCGATCGCTGCCGGGGGCGCGCCTTCGTGCTGTTCACCTCGTACGCGCGGCTGCGCGAGGTCTACGCGCTCGTGCGTGAGCGCATTCCCTTTCCGGTGAAGTTGCAAGGGGAGCTGCCGCGGGCGCATCTGCTGCAGTGGTTCCGCTCGACGCCCAATGCCGTGCTCTTTGCCACCGGCACGTTCTGGGAAGGGATCGACGTCGTGGGCGACGCCCTCTCGTGCGTGATCATCGACCGCCTGCCGTTTCCTTCGCCGGCCGATCCGCTCGTGATGGCGCGGGTCCGCGATCTCGAGGCGCGCGGGCACGACGGTTTCGAGGATTACATGATCCCGGCCGCGATCGTCCGGCTCAAACAGGGCTTCGGGCGTTTGATTCGCAGCACCAGCGACACCGGCGTCGTCGCGCTGCTCGACGGCCGCGCCGCTTCGACCCGCTACGGCGAGCGGATTCTGCGCGCGCTGCCCCCGGCTCGCCGCATAACGCACCTCGATGAATTGACGGAATTTTTTGCCTAA
- the dnaJ gene encoding molecular chaperone DnaJ, producing the protein MPTKDYYEVLGVARSASPDEIKRAYRTLARRHHPDVAADKTRAEHLFKEINEAYEVLSDPQKRAQYDRFGTVTGPQNGADFGFSGFGPNGFGDIFDMFFGEARAQSGPRRSGPQRGSDLRYDLGITLDEAFSGTTKEIAFSHLAQCETCKGSGAQPGSLVAGCERCHGSGIMRTVRETPLGQFVTQTTCTTCHGEGHVVTQPCTACHGRGRHEVERKLTVRVPAGVDDGSRIRIASNGEAGIRGGLPGDLYVYLSVAPHPLFKRDGLETFVDVPLSFPLAALGTTIEVPSLEGPLPLTIPAGTQSGTVLRLRGHGMPSVRGSQRGDHHVTVHVLVPTKLNKRQRELLEEYARAGGDAIEERSFFDRVKEAFRPE; encoded by the coding sequence ATGCCCACCAAGGATTACTACGAGGTCCTGGGCGTCGCGCGCAGCGCCTCGCCCGATGAGATCAAGCGCGCGTATCGGACGCTCGCGCGCCGGCACCACCCCGACGTAGCGGCCGACAAGACGCGCGCCGAGCATCTCTTCAAAGAGATCAACGAGGCCTACGAAGTACTCTCCGATCCGCAAAAACGCGCGCAATACGATCGCTTCGGCACCGTAACCGGTCCGCAGAACGGCGCGGATTTCGGGTTCTCGGGATTCGGGCCCAATGGGTTCGGCGACATCTTCGACATGTTCTTCGGCGAAGCTCGTGCTCAAAGCGGCCCGCGTCGCAGCGGCCCGCAGCGCGGTTCGGATCTGCGCTACGATCTGGGCATCACCTTGGACGAAGCGTTCAGCGGCACCACCAAAGAGATAGCGTTCTCGCATCTCGCACAGTGCGAGACGTGCAAGGGCTCGGGCGCGCAACCGGGCTCGCTGGTGGCCGGGTGCGAACGCTGTCACGGCAGCGGCATCATGCGCACCGTGCGTGAGACCCCGCTCGGGCAATTCGTCACGCAGACCACGTGCACGACCTGCCACGGTGAAGGACACGTAGTTACGCAGCCGTGCACCGCCTGCCACGGCCGCGGCCGCCACGAAGTGGAACGCAAGCTCACCGTGCGCGTACCCGCCGGCGTCGACGACGGTTCGCGCATCCGCATCGCCAGCAACGGCGAAGCCGGCATCCGCGGCGGTTTGCCCGGGGATCTCTACGTGTATCTCAGCGTCGCGCCGCATCCGCTCTTCAAACGCGACGGACTGGAAACGTTCGTCGACGTTCCGCTCAGTTTTCCGCTCGCCGCACTCGGCACGACGATCGAGGTTCCCTCACTCGAAGGGCCGCTGCCCTTGACCATCCCCGCCGGAACGCAAAGCGGAACGGTCCTGCGCCTACGCGGTCACGGCATGCCGTCCGTGCGCGGATCGCAGCGCGGCGATCATCACGTCACCGTTCACGTCCTCGTACCGACCAAGTTGAACAAGCGGCAACGCGAACTGCTCGAAGAGTACGCACGCGCCGGCGGCGATGCGATCGAGGAGAGGAGTTTCTTCGATCGCGTGAAGGAAGCGTTCCGCCCCGAGTAG
- a CDS encoding TlpA disulfide reductase family protein, producing MIAAFVLAALTEAANIHEHMPPPDFTFPTAKGTKQLYDLRGKVVVLNFWATWCPPCTDELKDFVRAESAYGKKIEMLTISSEPHLVASSYLMHWDIDLPVIEDLNGSISKMYEVPPIPLTVVIDPSGNVSYISRGELSWPELNSAIEHALATPAVGTPGPGVLR from the coding sequence ATGATTGCCGCGTTTGTGCTCGCCGCGCTCACCGAGGCAGCCAACATTCACGAGCATATGCCGCCTCCCGATTTCACCTTCCCAACCGCTAAGGGGACGAAGCAGCTGTACGATCTGCGCGGCAAGGTGGTCGTACTGAACTTTTGGGCGACCTGGTGCCCGCCGTGTACCGACGAGCTCAAGGATTTCGTTCGTGCCGAAAGCGCCTACGGGAAAAAGATCGAGATGCTCACGATCTCGTCCGAGCCGCACCTGGTGGCGTCCAGCTATTTGATGCACTGGGACATCGATTTGCCGGTGATCGAAGACCTGAACGGCTCGATTTCCAAGATGTACGAGGTCCCGCCGATTCCGCTGACCGTGGTGATCGATCCGAGTGGCAACGTATCCTATATTTCCCGCGGCGAGCTCTCGTGGCCCGAGCTCAATTCGGCAATCGAGCACGCGCTTGCGACTCCGGCAGTTGGCACTCCGGGTCCCGGAGTGCTAAGATAG
- the hrcA gene encoding heat-inducible transcriptional repressor HrcA, whose protein sequence is MKHEGALDKRKAYILATVVYEYIATAEPVGSNTLTQKYNLGVSSATVRNEMAELEASGYLVQPHTSAGRVPSDAGYRTYVDDLMQPETLAPGDRKRIREDLREASRELDEVIESATRLLGRISNNLAFVTKPQSDTQTFKHIQLIWLSVRTGVAIVVTSLGVAAQTLFEVTFDLDADTLTKLSNALNARLGNRLMRDIGERDVQAAVEELGLSDELRGAVLSALRSARSVEAPSITAAGAQNLLDQPEFHDLRKLRSILRIVEEQKTLYDMVADAIASETPSVKIGAEFGSDELADLSVVTVPYHVGRKAIGMLSILGPRRMPYARLVALASGTADTLSERLSDVDIQ, encoded by the coding sequence ATGAAGCATGAGGGCGCGCTGGACAAACGTAAGGCGTACATCCTGGCGACGGTGGTCTACGAATACATCGCAACCGCCGAGCCGGTCGGTTCGAACACGCTCACGCAAAAGTACAATCTCGGGGTGAGTTCCGCCACGGTCCGCAACGAGATGGCCGAGCTGGAAGCCTCGGGCTATCTCGTGCAGCCCCATACCTCGGCCGGGCGCGTCCCCTCGGACGCCGGCTACCGTACCTACGTCGACGATCTGATGCAGCCCGAGACGCTGGCGCCCGGCGATCGCAAACGCATCCGCGAGGATTTACGCGAAGCTAGCCGCGAGCTGGACGAGGTGATCGAGAGCGCCACGCGATTGCTGGGCCGCATCTCGAACAACCTCGCGTTCGTCACGAAACCGCAGTCCGACACCCAAACATTCAAGCACATTCAGCTGATCTGGCTCTCGGTGCGGACGGGCGTGGCAATCGTGGTCACCTCGCTCGGCGTGGCGGCGCAAACGCTGTTCGAAGTGACGTTCGATCTCGACGCCGACACGCTCACGAAACTCTCCAACGCACTCAACGCGCGGCTGGGCAATCGGCTGATGCGCGACATCGGCGAGCGCGATGTACAAGCCGCGGTCGAGGAACTCGGGCTCTCCGACGAACTGCGCGGTGCGGTGCTCTCGGCGTTACGAAGCGCACGCAGCGTCGAAGCACCCTCGATTACCGCGGCCGGCGCGCAGAACTTGCTCGATCAGCCCGAATTCCATGACCTGCGCAAGCTCCGTTCGATTCTGCGCATCGTCGAAGAACAGAAGACGCTCTACGACATGGTCGCCGACGCGATTGCCAGCGAGACACCCAGCGTGAAGATCGGCGCCGAATTCGGAAGCGACGAGCTGGCCGATCTCTCGGTCGTCACCGTGCCGTACCACGTCGGCCGCAAAGCGATCGGGATGCTCTCGATCCTCGGGCCGCGTCGTATGCCCTACGCCCGCCTGGTCGCGCTCGCCTCGGGAACGGCCGATACTCTTTCCGAACGGCTCTCCGACGTCGACATACAGTAA
- the acs gene encoding acetate--CoA ligase codes for MTVASKPELKVTEAEIAVHWQEEPYYSPSPQFIRQANLTDPGIRERFSVEHFPECFREYADLLTWDRYWHTTLDTSKAPFWKWFVGGKLNASANCIDRHLAKYKNKAAIIFVPEDEGAPIEPLTYQELYVRVNEMAALLQDFAGLKPGDRVTLHMPMAAELPITMLACARIGVVHSEVFGGFSGEACGTRIADSGSRVLITMDGYYRSGKLIDHKANADIAVKTAAKEGQAVDKVLVWKRHRDRYSSPTPMVDGRDFFVNDELTKYKAKLVAPLSMDSTAPLFLMYSSGTTGKPKGCEHGTGGYLSYVAGTSKFIQDIHPEDVYWCMADIGWITGHSYIVYGPLAVAATTVIYEGVPTYPDPGRPWRIAQQLDVNIFHTSPTAIRMLRRSGPNEPAKYDYHFKHMTTVGEPIEPEVWRWYYHAVGKGEAVICDTWWQTETGGFLCSTIPALDVMKPGSAGPGLPGIYPVIYDEQGKELPAGSSRAGNICILNPWPGIMQTIWGDPDRMVKTYYAKYCRNPKSTDWRDWPYFAGDGALLAEDGYFRILGRVDDVINVAGHRLGTKEIESACLTVDEVAEAAAVPIVDEIRGRAPEVYVSLKPGIEASPQISHKVVHTIETMIGKIARPTNVRIVPDMPKTRSGKIMRRVLAAISNNMDTGDITTLANPDIVEAIRVQVQGAEKRVMQDGPEDIKQFGQIE; via the coding sequence ATGACGGTCGCAAGCAAGCCAGAGCTCAAGGTTACCGAAGCCGAGATTGCCGTTCATTGGCAAGAGGAACCCTATTACAGCCCCTCTCCGCAATTTATCCGGCAAGCGAACCTGACCGACCCCGGCATCAGAGAGCGATTTTCGGTCGAGCATTTTCCGGAATGCTTCCGCGAGTATGCAGACCTGCTGACGTGGGATCGCTATTGGCACACCACGCTCGATACGAGTAAAGCGCCGTTCTGGAAATGGTTCGTCGGCGGAAAACTCAATGCGTCGGCCAATTGCATCGACCGCCATCTGGCGAAATACAAGAACAAGGCAGCAATTATCTTCGTCCCCGAGGACGAGGGCGCGCCGATCGAGCCGCTGACCTATCAGGAGCTCTACGTTCGGGTGAACGAGATGGCCGCGTTGCTGCAGGATTTCGCGGGCCTCAAACCCGGCGACCGGGTCACGCTGCATATGCCGATGGCGGCCGAACTGCCGATTACGATGCTGGCATGCGCGCGCATCGGGGTCGTGCATTCCGAGGTCTTCGGCGGCTTCAGCGGCGAGGCGTGCGGCACTCGAATCGCCGATTCGGGCAGCCGCGTTTTGATCACGATGGACGGCTACTACCGCAGCGGCAAACTCATCGATCACAAAGCAAATGCCGACATCGCCGTCAAGACGGCGGCAAAAGAGGGTCAGGCCGTCGACAAAGTGCTGGTCTGGAAACGCCATCGCGACCGGTACTCCTCGCCGACGCCGATGGTCGACGGGCGCGACTTCTTCGTGAACGACGAGCTCACGAAGTACAAGGCCAAACTCGTCGCGCCTCTTTCAATGGATTCCACTGCTCCGCTTTTCCTGATGTACAGCAGTGGTACGACCGGCAAGCCCAAGGGGTGCGAGCACGGCACCGGCGGCTATCTTTCCTACGTCGCCGGAACCTCGAAGTTCATTCAGGACATCCACCCCGAAGACGTGTACTGGTGCATGGCGGACATCGGTTGGATCACCGGACATTCCTATATCGTCTACGGCCCGCTCGCGGTTGCGGCGACGACGGTGATCTACGAAGGGGTTCCGACCTATCCGGATCCCGGACGGCCTTGGCGCATCGCGCAACAGCTCGACGTCAACATTTTCCACACGTCACCGACGGCGATCCGGATGTTGCGGCGTTCAGGACCGAACGAGCCCGCCAAGTACGACTATCACTTCAAGCACATGACGACGGTCGGTGAACCGATCGAACCCGAAGTGTGGCGCTGGTACTATCATGCCGTCGGGAAGGGTGAAGCCGTCATCTGCGACACCTGGTGGCAAACGGAAACCGGCGGTTTTCTTTGCAGCACGATTCCCGCTCTGGACGTGATGAAGCCCGGCAGTGCCGGCCCCGGTTTACCGGGCATCTACCCGGTCATCTACGACGAGCAGGGCAAGGAACTTCCGGCGGGTTCGAGCCGCGCCGGCAATATCTGTATCCTCAATCCGTGGCCGGGCATCATGCAGACGATCTGGGGCGATCCCGACCGCATGGTGAAAACGTACTACGCGAAATATTGCCGGAACCCCAAGAGCACCGACTGGCGCGACTGGCCGTATTTCGCCGGCGACGGCGCGCTGCTCGCGGAAGACGGGTATTTCCGCATCTTGGGGCGCGTCGACGACGTGATCAACGTCGCCGGCCACCGGCTCGGCACCAAGGAGATCGAATCGGCGTGTTTGACCGTCGATGAGGTGGCTGAGGCGGCGGCGGTTCCGATCGTCGACGAAATTCGTGGACGCGCTCCCGAGGTCTACGTTTCGCTCAAGCCCGGCATCGAAGCGAGTCCGCAGATCTCTCATAAAGTCGTCCACACCATCGAGACGATGATCGGCAAGATCGCGCGGCCGACGAACGTGCGGATCGTTCCCGACATGCCCAAGACGCGCTCCGGCAAGATCATGCGGCGCGTTCTCGCCGCGATCTCGAACAACATGGACACCGGCGATATCACCACCCTGGCGAACCCTGATATCGTCGAGGCCATCCGCGTGCAAGTGCAAGGCGCGGAGAAACGCGTCATGCAAGATGGCCCCGAAGACATCAAGCAGTTCGGTCAGATAGAATAA
- a CDS encoding 16S rRNA (uracil(1498)-N(3))-methyltransferase, protein MPARRFFVPDVHRLGELVAIDGSDAHKIAHVLRLRDGDEIEIVDSAGAVFAARLESRDENLAARLTERRASHAGSEVAIDVAQAIPKGAKMEFVVEKLSELGVRALLPFESERTVVRDPRDAKLERWRRVARSAAQQSGRSDVIAIEEPAAFTQVCERMDRYDLVLLPWELAEPQPLRGRLPELIAGARRILVVIGPEGGFSHAEAELAQAARARPIWLGPRILRTETAALAVAAILGYELLGR, encoded by the coding sequence ATGCCGGCGCGGCGCTTTTTCGTTCCCGACGTTCATCGGCTCGGCGAATTGGTTGCGATCGACGGCAGCGACGCGCACAAGATCGCGCACGTCCTGCGTCTGCGCGACGGTGATGAAATCGAAATCGTCGATTCGGCCGGCGCGGTGTTTGCGGCGCGGCTCGAAAGCCGCGATGAGAATCTGGCCGCACGCTTGACGGAACGGCGTGCCTCGCACGCCGGCAGCGAGGTTGCGATCGACGTCGCGCAAGCGATCCCAAAGGGTGCGAAGATGGAGTTCGTGGTCGAAAAACTCAGCGAACTCGGCGTGCGCGCGCTGCTTCCGTTCGAAAGTGAACGCACGGTTGTGCGCGATCCGCGTGACGCCAAGCTCGAGCGCTGGCGGCGGGTGGCGCGCAGCGCCGCGCAGCAGAGCGGGCGCAGCGATGTGATCGCGATCGAGGAACCGGCGGCATTCACGCAGGTGTGCGAACGGATGGACCGCTACGACCTCGTGCTGCTGCCGTGGGAACTCGCCGAACCGCAGCCGCTGCGGGGGCGGCTGCCGGAATTGATCGCCGGAGCGCGCCGGATACTGGTCGTGATCGGCCCGGAAGGCGGCTTTTCACACGCCGAGGCCGAGTTGGCCCAGGCCGCGCGCGCGCGCCCGATTTGGCTCGGGCCGCGCATCCTGCGCACCGAAACGGCGGCGTTGGCCGTGGCGGCAATTCTCGGCTACGAACTGCTCGGCCGATAA
- a CDS encoding diguanylate cyclase — translation MMERQSPRRRRGAGTIGAIAVTGVLLVQVAALVMLSDAATTTMHLAAIATSVAAILVVGALYFALVRPGAARWEALVRRLEQQRESFRSMFDYHPDAIAVIDASGRIVRANVELERLTLYRVEELIGAPLESLAPVPDEIEHAGIAQSLFSDVPMRFDAALRARNGASVMVRVDTVPMRVGDVLEGVFVIARDVTRERQLEFRERLQRERLRSLARIASVHAGSVDRQISETLQYAVRALEMQGGGVSRVRADQVQIVHAVGNGVTVGMTWPFAESFTRHIYGTNKVLAFAGDGNDEWAGDPAQLRFGWRAFIVATAFADGVPVGGIAFTSMRARTLPFEEADLDFVRVVSAMIGASLAREQREEELEEIAYVDPVTRLPNRRYVMDQLRMAIARAERSGEQVIMYFIDLDGFKAVNDAFGHAIGDQFLAITAGRLRAILREGDVLARAGGDEFVALQMATSGDTGALRLGERLIEAASERVVFDGAGVTVGASVGIAIYPLHARTAEELLERADQAMYASKRAGKGVATLCGV, via the coding sequence ATGATGGAACGCCAGAGCCCACGCCGAAGGCGGGGCGCCGGAACCATCGGCGCGATCGCGGTCACCGGCGTCCTGCTTGTGCAGGTCGCCGCACTCGTCATGCTCTCCGACGCGGCGACGACGACCATGCATTTGGCGGCAATCGCGACCAGCGTGGCCGCGATTCTCGTCGTCGGTGCGCTCTATTTCGCATTGGTACGCCCCGGCGCGGCGCGTTGGGAAGCGCTGGTCCGGCGTCTGGAGCAGCAGCGCGAGAGCTTCCGCTCGATGTTCGATTACCATCCCGACGCGATCGCGGTGATCGATGCGAGCGGACGCATCGTGCGCGCGAACGTCGAACTCGAACGTCTGACGCTCTACCGCGTCGAGGAACTGATCGGTGCGCCGCTCGAGAGCCTCGCCCCGGTGCCGGATGAGATCGAGCACGCCGGGATCGCGCAGTCTCTTTTCTCCGACGTACCGATGCGTTTCGACGCCGCGCTCCGCGCGCGCAACGGGGCGTCGGTGATGGTGCGCGTCGACACGGTTCCGATGCGAGTCGGCGACGTGCTCGAGGGCGTGTTCGTCATCGCGCGCGACGTCACGCGTGAACGGCAACTCGAATTTCGCGAGCGGCTGCAGCGCGAGCGCTTGCGCTCGCTGGCGCGGATCGCATCGGTGCATGCCGGTTCGGTGGACCGCCAGATCAGCGAGACGCTCCAATACGCCGTGCGCGCGCTCGAGATGCAGGGCGGCGGAGTTTCGCGCGTCCGTGCCGACCAAGTGCAGATCGTGCATGCCGTCGGGAATGGTGTCACCGTCGGCATGACTTGGCCGTTCGCCGAGTCGTTCACGCGGCACATCTACGGCACGAACAAGGTGCTCGCGTTCGCCGGCGACGGAAATGACGAGTGGGCGGGCGATCCGGCGCAGCTTCGCTTCGGCTGGCGAGCCTTCATCGTCGCGACCGCCTTTGCCGACGGCGTGCCCGTCGGCGGCATTGCGTTTACGTCGATGCGTGCGCGAACGTTACCGTTCGAAGAGGCGGATCTCGATTTCGTGCGCGTCGTGTCGGCGATGATCGGCGCATCGCTCGCGCGCGAACAGCGTGAAGAAGAGCTGGAAGAAATCGCGTATGTCGATCCGGTGACGCGTCTGCCGAACCGGCGCTACGTCATGGACCAATTACGCATGGCCATCGCGCGAGCCGAGCGCAGCGGCGAACAGGTGATCATGTATTTCATCGATCTCGACGGCTTCAAAGCGGTGAACGACGCGTTCGGACATGCGATCGGCGATCAATTTCTAGCGATCACCGCGGGGCGTTTGCGCGCGATTTTGCGCGAAGGCGACGTCCTCGCGCGCGCGGGCGGCGACGAATTCGTCGCCCTCCAAATGGCCACGAGCGGCGATACCGGAGCACTGCGCCTCGGCGAACGGCTGATCGAAGCCGCATCCGAGCGCGTAGTGTTCGACGGAGCCGGCGTCACGGTCGGCGCGAGCGTGGGCATCGCGATCTATCCGCTCCACGCACGCACCGCCGAAGAGTTGCTCGAACGAGCCGACCAGGCGATGTATGCGTCGAAGCGCGCCGGCAAAGGCGTGGCAACGCTCTGCGGAGTATAG